In the Thiomicrorhabdus sp. genome, one interval contains:
- a CDS encoding iron-containing alcohol dehydrogenase family protein, whose protein sequence is MKFRNFKTVPKMIFGRGSFEQLDDVLAEERKQADDYVVFAVDLVHKNRPLKDRIPALKQDMIIWVDTTDEPKTTYVDQLTDEVKAFGKGRNPVSVIGLGGGSTLDMAKAISLMLTNEGGSAKYQGWDLIENPAVHHVGIPTLSGTGAEASRTTVLTGPDKKLGMNSDYTVFDQIIMDPDLIQGVPTDQWFYTGMDCYIHNIEALNGTYINEFARAFGEKSLELCYQIFLEDHPDSDEKLMMASYMGGQSIAYSQVGACHALSYGLAYVLGYHHGIGNCIVMDVLDDFYPEGVKIFREMMKKHNITLPKGITKGMSDEDMDKMIKVASGLAPLWENVYGPEWQTHVTPELLRSLYEKM, encoded by the coding sequence ATGAAATTCCGTAATTTTAAAACCGTACCGAAGATGATTTTCGGCCGCGGTTCTTTTGAACAACTCGATGATGTCCTGGCCGAAGAACGCAAGCAAGCCGACGATTACGTCGTATTTGCCGTTGACCTCGTCCATAAAAACCGTCCGCTGAAAGACCGGATTCCCGCGCTCAAGCAAGACATGATTATCTGGGTCGATACCACAGACGAGCCGAAAACCACTTATGTCGATCAATTAACCGACGAAGTGAAAGCTTTCGGCAAGGGGCGTAACCCCGTCAGTGTCATCGGTCTTGGTGGCGGTTCAACACTGGACATGGCCAAAGCGATTTCGCTTATGCTAACCAATGAAGGCGGCTCGGCCAAATACCAAGGCTGGGATCTGATTGAAAACCCGGCGGTTCACCATGTCGGCATTCCGACCCTTTCCGGCACAGGCGCGGAAGCTTCCCGCACCACGGTTCTGACCGGCCCCGACAAAAAACTGGGAATGAACTCCGACTATACGGTTTTCGACCAGATCATCATGGATCCGGATCTGATTCAAGGCGTACCGACCGACCAGTGGTTCTACACCGGAATGGATTGCTATATCCATAACATCGAAGCACTGAACGGTACCTATATCAATGAATTTGCCCGCGCCTTTGGAGAGAAGTCGCTGGAGCTGTGTTATCAGATTTTCCTTGAAGATCATCCTGACTCCGATGAAAAACTGATGATGGCCTCCTACATGGGCGGCCAGTCTATCGCCTACAGCCAGGTTGGCGCCTGCCATGCTCTCTCCTACGGTCTGGCTTATGTTCTGGGCTATCACCACGGAATCGGTAACTGCATTGTCATGGACGTATTGGACGATTTCTATCCGGAAGGCGTAAAAATATTCCGCGAGATGATGAAAAAACACAACATCACCTTACCAAAAGGCATTACCAAAGGCATGAGCGACGAAGACATGGATAAAATGATCAAGGTTGCATCCGGTCTGGCGCCACTGTGGGAAAATGTTTACGGGCCCGAGTGGCAAACGCACGTTACCCCTGAACTGTTACGTTCCTTATACGAAAAAATGTAA
- the kdsB gene encoding 3-deoxy-manno-octulosonate cytidylyltransferase translates to MNTYVFIPARYGSSRLPGKPLKLIDGKPMVQHVYERIAKAQGLAGVYVATDDDRIREVVEGFGGKVVMTPVEAASGTDRIAAAANALGLQDNDLIVNVQGDQPLVHHESIEDVIAPFLADDYDGSFEMSTLSFKIVNEAEITNPKDVKLVTDVTGFALYFSRATIPHGRDYWDHDSFKHLGVYAYTKRFVDTFNALPMGRLEDIEKLEQLRALEYGHKIRVVESKWDSPEVDLPGDIAIMEALLQAGH, encoded by the coding sequence ATGAATACCTACGTTTTTATTCCCGCTCGTTACGGTTCTTCACGTTTGCCGGGCAAGCCGTTGAAACTGATTGATGGCAAGCCGATGGTGCAGCACGTGTATGAACGCATCGCCAAAGCTCAAGGACTGGCAGGCGTGTATGTCGCAACCGACGACGACCGTATCCGCGAAGTGGTGGAAGGTTTCGGCGGTAAAGTGGTTATGACACCAGTGGAAGCCGCTTCGGGAACCGATCGCATCGCCGCCGCCGCCAACGCGCTCGGGCTTCAGGATAACGATCTGATCGTCAACGTTCAGGGAGACCAACCGCTGGTTCACCACGAATCGATTGAAGATGTCATCGCGCCGTTTCTGGCAGACGACTACGACGGTTCCTTCGAAATGAGTACCTTGTCGTTCAAAATCGTCAACGAAGCGGAAATTACCAACCCGAAAGACGTCAAACTGGTCACCGACGTCACAGGGTTTGCACTGTATTTTTCCAGAGCGACCATTCCCCACGGCCGCGATTACTGGGATCACGACAGCTTTAAACATCTCGGCGTTTATGCCTATACCAAACGCTTTGTCGACACCTTCAACGCTCTACCGATGGGGCGACTTGAAGACATTGAAAAACTCGAGCAGTTGCGCGCGCTGGAATACGGCCACAAGATCAGAGTGGTGGAAAGCAAATGGGACTCTCCGGAAGTCGATCTGCCGGGCGATATCGCCATTATGGAAGCGCTTTTGCAAGCAGGGCATTAA
- a CDS encoding RidA family protein, whose amino-acid sequence MREVISTDQAPQAIGTYSQAVRAGNTVYLSGQIALVPDTMELKEGEIDARIHQVFQNLSAVCQAAGGTLQDIVKLNIFLVDMSHFATVNEIMAQYFQQPYPARAAVAVKQLPKDTDVEMDGVMVLSSY is encoded by the coding sequence ATGCGAGAAGTTATCTCCACCGATCAGGCTCCACAGGCGATCGGCACTTATTCTCAGGCGGTTCGCGCCGGAAACACTGTCTATCTTTCAGGTCAAATCGCTCTGGTTCCGGACACAATGGAATTAAAAGAAGGTGAAATCGACGCCAGAATTCATCAGGTGTTCCAAAATCTGTCGGCCGTTTGCCAAGCTGCCGGCGGAACACTGCAAGATATTGTTAAATTGAATATTTTTCTGGTAGATATGAGCCATTTCGCAACTGTTAACGAAATTATGGCCCAATATTTCCAGCAACCTTATCCAGCCCGTGCCGCCGTTGCAGTCAAACAACTGCCAAAGGACACCGATGTAGAAATGGACGGGGTTATGGTGCTTTCCAGCTACTAA
- a CDS encoding glycosyltransferase N-terminal domain-containing protein → MFYNLALYILSPLILFVLRNQTRKAPRETRFFKQRCGYGYPELDKELPHSDRIWIHCASVGELKAAEGLMQALLTERPTLRFILTTNTRNGYQFFQQTLAKDEAINHALHHCYCPFDWLGAVKRFITHFRPRELWIMETEIWPNLYSISTRNHIPIRILNGRLSAKTLKAPFWLKRLYRNSLSQITQVLARSEEEARHFIQLGAPAEKVIPLGNIKFGQPQQLKHFPSPLSRPYVLAASTHEDEERRISELWLQLRRPELLVIVPRHPKRSEAIQQQLQALQVKFAVASKQQRLENDTRIWLDDRFGYLLALFEHAEIVIMGGSFVAKGGHNILEPAAYGKAIITGPDMSDFVEETALLKANNGLIQCDYPLLGQHLTELLQNAEQKSALEYGANRAMLSQTHTFEAYVQILEEQALGR, encoded by the coding sequence ATGTTCTATAACCTGGCACTGTACATCCTTTCTCCTCTGATTCTTTTCGTCTTGCGCAATCAGACTCGGAAAGCGCCGCGTGAAACGCGTTTTTTCAAGCAGCGCTGCGGCTACGGTTACCCGGAACTGGACAAAGAACTGCCGCACAGTGACCGCATCTGGATACATTGTGCCTCGGTCGGTGAACTCAAAGCAGCAGAAGGCCTGATGCAGGCATTATTGACTGAGCGCCCGACATTACGCTTTATCCTCACCACCAACACCCGCAACGGTTATCAGTTTTTCCAGCAGACCCTGGCCAAAGATGAGGCGATAAATCACGCCCTGCATCACTGCTATTGCCCGTTCGACTGGCTTGGTGCGGTAAAACGTTTCATTACGCACTTCCGCCCCCGGGAGCTGTGGATTATGGAAACCGAAATCTGGCCAAACCTTTACTCGATCAGCACCCGCAATCATATTCCGATTCGCATCTTGAACGGACGCCTGTCGGCCAAAACCCTCAAGGCACCTTTCTGGTTAAAACGTCTCTACCGCAACAGCCTCTCCCAGATAACGCAAGTTCTGGCACGCTCCGAAGAAGAAGCGCGACATTTCATCCAGCTTGGCGCTCCTGCAGAGAAAGTGATCCCGCTTGGCAATATCAAATTCGGCCAACCTCAGCAACTCAAACACTTCCCTTCCCCTCTATCGCGTCCCTATGTACTCGCTGCATCAACGCACGAAGATGAAGAACGCCGGATCAGCGAACTCTGGCTGCAATTGCGACGTCCGGAACTGCTGGTCATCGTGCCACGTCACCCTAAGCGAAGCGAAGCCATTCAGCAACAACTTCAGGCACTGCAAGTGAAATTTGCCGTTGCCAGCAAACAGCAACGGCTCGAAAACGACACCCGCATCTGGCTCGATGATCGTTTCGGCTATTTGCTGGCGTTGTTCGAACATGCCGAGATTGTTATTATGGGAGGAAGCTTTGTTGCAAAAGGCGGGCACAACATTCTGGAACCTGCCGCCTACGGCAAAGCGATCATCACTGGGCCGGACATGTCCGACTTCGTGGAAGAAACCGCACTTCTGAAAGCGAATAACGGCCTGATACAGTGCGATTACCCCCTGCTGGGCCAACATTTAACCGAACTGCTACAGAATGCCGAGCAGAAATCAGCGCTTGAATATGGAGCCAATCGCGCTATGCTAAGTCAGACACATACTTTCGAAGCCTATGTGCAGATTCTCGAAGAACAAGCTCTGGGACGGTAA
- the rpoZ gene encoding DNA-directed RNA polymerase subunit omega, with translation MARVTVEDCLTQVENRFELVILSAKRARQLANGAEPTLEWDKDKPTVMALRELAENTIDGKVVMDDPDTPPFFS, from the coding sequence ATGGCTCGTGTAACAGTTGAAGACTGCTTAACTCAAGTAGAAAACCGATTCGAATTGGTCATCCTGAGCGCAAAACGCGCCCGTCAATTAGCCAATGGTGCAGAACCAACCCTGGAATGGGATAAAGACAAACCAACCGTCATGGCTCTGCGCGAATTGGCCGAAAACACCATCGACGGAAAAGTCGTTATGGACGATCCTGACACCCCTCCGTTTTTCAGCTAA
- a CDS encoding bifunctional (p)ppGpp synthetase/guanosine-3',5'-bis(diphosphate) 3'-pyrophosphohydrolase — protein sequence MPTPNSIDGLLQKASLYLSPEKVENIKSAFEFGALAHEGQKRKAGGDYIWHPVAVAEILAEIQLDQESLIAALLHDVVEDTPYSKDDIIERFGENVAEIVDGVTKLGKLEFDDPQVAQAESFRKMVLAMSRDIRVILIKLADRLHNMRTLGVMRPDKQRRIARETLDIYAPIAGRLGINSVRIELEDLGFKAMHPFRFAALENAVREARGNRNEIIEQITETIQNRLNQEHISGKAIGREKHLYSLYKKMRTKRQKFKEIRDIFAVRLIVETADECYRALGAVHSLYKPLPKRFKDYIAIPKSNGYQSLHTTLRGPHGVHLEVQIRTEVMHEVSEHGIAAHWQYKQTDEENETSPSHVDLRAQEWVKNLLEIQQSAGNSLDFLENVKIDLFPDIIYVFTPKGDIITLPKGATPVDFAYAVHTNIGHATVGCRIDKKLVPLRTPLDSGETIEILKGKNPQPNPAWLNFVKTAKARTQIRHFMKNQQSGDAIKLGSRMLIKSLRKFNMAYEGLTEEIRLDLIHIFKLEEWNQLLEELGNGKRMAPLVAKQIHDVVLGSEDQVTSEQPTTQDIPLPISGTEGMAVHFANCCHPIPGDEIVGFISTEKGLVIHRDNCSNVKNIKNQPEKCLEVHWADDVEGNFLAEIQLEVKNQRGSLATIANEIAKTQTDIERVRSEDKDETYSLMNFVINVTDRIHLARVMRILKRIPIVDKIQRL from the coding sequence ATGCCGACACCGAACTCGATAGACGGACTTCTTCAGAAAGCCTCTCTATACCTCAGCCCCGAAAAAGTTGAAAACATCAAATCCGCCTTCGAGTTCGGCGCTCTTGCCCATGAAGGACAAAAGCGTAAAGCTGGCGGAGATTACATCTGGCACCCGGTTGCGGTGGCGGAAATTCTTGCTGAAATTCAACTCGACCAAGAAAGTCTGATCGCCGCGTTGCTTCACGATGTGGTCGAAGACACCCCTTACAGCAAAGACGACATCATTGAACGCTTCGGCGAAAATGTTGCCGAAATTGTCGATGGCGTCACCAAGCTCGGAAAACTGGAATTCGACGACCCCCAAGTTGCTCAGGCGGAAAGCTTCCGAAAAATGGTTCTCGCAATGTCGCGCGACATCCGCGTGATTCTGATCAAGCTTGCCGACCGTCTGCACAACATGCGAACCCTCGGCGTCATGCGACCCGACAAACAACGCCGGATTGCCCGCGAAACGCTCGACATCTATGCTCCGATCGCCGGTCGCCTGGGAATTAATTCCGTGCGCATCGAGCTGGAAGACCTCGGCTTCAAAGCCATGCACCCGTTTCGATTCGCCGCCCTGGAAAACGCGGTGCGCGAAGCCCGCGGCAATCGCAATGAAATCATCGAACAGATCACCGAAACTATTCAAAACCGCCTCAATCAGGAACACATTTCCGGTAAGGCGATCGGTCGAGAAAAGCACCTGTACAGCCTGTACAAGAAAATGCGCACCAAACGCCAGAAGTTCAAAGAAATCCGCGACATCTTCGCCGTGCGCCTGATTGTCGAAACCGCCGATGAATGCTACCGCGCACTCGGCGCAGTGCATTCGCTGTACAAACCGCTTCCCAAACGTTTTAAAGACTATATCGCCATTCCGAAATCCAATGGTTACCAGTCGCTGCATACCACCTTGCGTGGCCCGCACGGCGTCCATTTGGAAGTGCAGATCCGTACCGAAGTCATGCACGAAGTGTCCGAACACGGCATTGCCGCACACTGGCAGTACAAACAGACCGATGAAGAAAACGAAACCTCTCCGTCACACGTGGATCTGCGCGCACAGGAATGGGTGAAAAACCTGCTGGAAATCCAGCAGAGCGCCGGGAACTCTCTGGACTTTCTGGAGAACGTCAAAATCGATCTGTTCCCGGACATTATTTACGTCTTCACTCCGAAAGGCGACATCATCACCCTGCCGAAAGGCGCAACACCGGTCGATTTCGCCTATGCGGTTCACACCAATATCGGCCATGCGACCGTGGGTTGCCGCATCGACAAGAAACTGGTTCCGCTACGGACTCCGCTCGACAGCGGCGAAACCATTGAAATTCTGAAGGGTAAAAATCCGCAGCCGAACCCGGCCTGGCTGAATTTTGTCAAAACCGCCAAGGCACGCACTCAGATTCGTCATTTTATGAAAAATCAGCAGAGCGGAGACGCCATCAAACTCGGTTCGCGAATGCTGATCAAATCCTTACGTAAATTCAATATGGCATACGAAGGATTAACCGAAGAAATTCGCCTCGATCTGATTCATATCTTCAAACTGGAAGAGTGGAACCAGTTACTGGAAGAACTCGGTAACGGCAAGCGCATGGCACCTCTGGTCGCCAAACAGATTCACGACGTTGTTCTCGGCAGTGAAGATCAGGTAACCAGCGAACAGCCGACCACTCAGGACATCCCTCTGCCAATCTCCGGAACCGAAGGGATGGCTGTACATTTCGCCAACTGCTGTCACCCGATTCCGGGAGATGAAATTGTCGGTTTCATCAGCACTGAAAAAGGTCTGGTCATTCACCGGGACAACTGTAGCAACGTCAAAAACATCAAAAATCAGCCGGAAAAATGCCTTGAAGTCCATTGGGCAGATGACGTCGAAGGCAACTTCCTTGCGGAAATTCAGCTGGAAGTGAAAAACCAGCGCGGCAGCCTGGCAACCATCGCCAACGAAATCGCCAAAACCCAGACCGACATCGAGCGGGTGCGCTCTGAAGACAAAGACGAAACTTACAGCTTAATGAATTTCGTGATCAACGTCACCGACCGCATTCATCTGGCACGAGTGATGCGTATCCTGAAACGAATTCCGATCGTCGATAAAATTCAACGTTTATAA